CAGTCGATAGAAGTGAATTTTGCACCGTCGATGAAAGACAGTCGTATTACCGGCTATGTGATTCTAAGGGCCGAAGCGTCCTCAAGTACGAATAACAGCGCTCTTGAAAATCTTTCCTTATCAAGCGACAAGGCTCTCAAGGATCAGCTTCCGAACGGTGTTACGATTGTAAAGGAACTGAATGATGTGTCATTAAAGGATTATACGTGGGAAAGTGATGGAACGACGTTGGCGACTTACATAGATAACGTCTCTGTTCCTTCTCCCTATTATACATATCGTGTCGTGGCTTACGTCAAGGAAAATATCAACGGCAAAGATGTTTACTCTTACAAGATGACTGTTGCGAAGACGAAGCGCGTTGGGCACATCTTGTTCCAGTACAAGGCCGTTGAATTCGGAACGGAGTATTATCTTTCGGGTTGCGTAGCTGATATGAGATTATTTGCGGATTTTGATTCGAATGATCCAGATAAAGCCCGATACAATTATTTCATTAAATCAGCAGGAAAAACTCTTAGTGGAGATATTATTTGGGAAACCAAAGCGGATAATGATAATTCTGATAACGATGCTGTCAGTATAAATACCAAAACCTATTCGAAAGAGGTGAGCAAGGATGGAGTGACTCTTTATCTGGCGAATAATTCAGATTGTTGGGGTGCTGACAAGGGACGGCCAAGACAGAAAATTTCGTGGTCTTATGCCAACATGGTCAAGGCTCTCAATGGAGAATTGGCTCTTACAGGAAAGGATGGAAACGCACCTAAGAATGGCTGGGTAGAATCGGTTTATACCTATGGAAAGGGTGGTGTTTCTTATGATGATCATTGTGGGTCCGGTTGTGGCGATGAACCGCGTGCCGGTTGGAAATTCAAGTTCTACTATGATTGGAATGATTAATTGCTGAAAATTAAAGCCCCTGGTTTTTACCAGGGGCTTTTCTTATAAAAGAATCATTCGTTATAATTGACGGAGTTTTTAACCAGCGAAATTCTTTCCGAGAATTGCAGTGACGTTCTTGAGAATGCCTTCTGCAACGTCAGGCTTGTTCATGGAATACACGTGAACGTTCGTGATGCCGTTGGCGTACAGGTCAATAATCTGGTCGCTTGCGTAAATGATGCCGGCCTGCTTCATGGCTTCGGGATCGCTGCCGAACTTGTCGACCAGCGACTTAAAGCGCTGCGGCATGAACGAACCGGAAAGCTTGATGGCGCGTTCCACCTGGTTCGCGTTCGTGATGGGCATAATGCCGGGGAGCACCGGGCAGTTGACGCCTGCGTCGCGCAGCTTGTAGAGGAAGCTGAAGAACAGGTTGTTGTCGAACACCATCTGCGTGGTCAAAAAGTCTGCGCCGGCATCGACCTTTTCCTTAAGGTGCTTGATGTCTTCGGCTTGGTTTGCACTTTCGGGGTGCTTTTCAGGGTAGCAGGCGGCACCAATGCAGAAGTCGGCATCAGAGGCCTTGAGTTCACGGATGAGCTCGACGGCATAGTGGTAGTCGCAATTGTCGCGGCCCTTTTCAATAAGTTCCGGGGTCAAGTCACCGCGGAGTGCCATCACGTTCTTGATGCCTGCGGCCTTCATGTCTTCGATGCGCTGGTGCACCGTTTCCTTGCTGCTGGAAACGCAGGTAAGGTGGGCGAGCATCGGGATGCCGAACTTTTGCTTGAGGTTCTTGGCAATATCAAGAGTAAAGTGGCTTACGCCGCCGCCAGCACCGTAAGTCACGCTCATGAAGGCGGGGCCAAGGGCTGCAATCGATTCGGTGGCGGCCTTTACGCTTTCGAAGCTCGTCTCTTTTTTAGGAGGGAACACTTCGAACGAAAGGCTCATCTTGTCTTGCTTCAGAATGTCAACAATCTTCATAATCTCTCCGTGGGCGGGTCGAACCGGCACCCTAAGTCTATGCAAATATTTTAATATATGCATAAATATAGATAAAAAAAGATTTTTTGGCTAGAGTACATTTTATTTGGTGTGCCCCATATGTAGGTGTTTGTAAATAAATGATATATTTGGCTTACAGGTAAACTATGCATTTCTTTGATAAATATTCATTTAGAGCTTTCTTTGGATTGCTGATTGTATTTTGTGGGGGCTTGTCTAGTTGCGGAGACAGCGATAACGAACTGACGAGAGGGCCTGTTGCCGAAAAAGAACTTGAGAGTTCTTCGTCAGAAGGAGGGGTTGTTGAATTCGTTTCCTGCTCTTCGTCAGGAGATTTTTTTGAGGAGGACATTTCTAGTTCTTCGGAAGAGAAAGAGATTGTTTTTTCATCTAGTTCCATGGAAGAATGGGTGGCATCATCCAGTTCTTCCGAATCGGCTCCTGCCAGTAGCGATAACAGGGCCCTTTTCGGTGATGACTATTTTACGAAAGATGGTATTGATTTCGTGAAGATAGGGGACCAGTCATGGATGGAAAAGAATATCAAGATTACCTCTGGTATCGACAGGGCGTATTTGAAGTGCTATAACAGCAAAGATGAAATGTGTGACAAGTATGGCACCTTGGCGTCTTGGACGGTTTTCACGAATACCTGGCGCTGGTTCAATGGCTACGACGGACCGTTGCTCATAAGCAATCCGGTTAAAGGCGCGTGCCCGAACGGCACCCACCTTCCCACAAAGGCGGAACTCGAGGAACTTATGGCCTTCCTTGAAGAACATCCCGATGAGGTGCTGAAACTCACGAATCAACTCGGCGGTGTTTACGGTGATGGTTTTCCGGACGACGAGAAATACTACGATGACGATGGCGACGACGTCGCCCTTATGGGTTACCATGGTGCAGAGGACAGCTTTGTGCTCATGGGGGGTGAACTTTCAGAGAAGGCGGATCCGAATTCGAAAACGCTGGGTGTGTGGAGCTTGCATTATGGCAAGAGTACGGGGATGACTCTCATAAAGATGAACGTTGGCAGAACGGCTTATGCGCGTTGCCTCGTGAACGACAGTACGGAAACGGTAGATGGTCCGGATACGCTGACGATTGCGCCGGGGTGTGATGAGACCCGCCGGGAAAACTGGAATTACCTGAATCCGGATGTCGAATATGGGTGTATCAAGGATGAGCGTGACGGAAGATTCTACAAGACGTTGATTATTGAAGGTAAGATTTGGTTTGCCGAAAACCTGCGCTATGTCCCCACGGAAAGTAGTTGGTGCTATACGGAAGAGGATGACGGCGAATGCGATATTTACGGTCGCTATTACAGTGGTACCGCAGTAAGGAGTCTTTCCGGGATTTGTCCGGAAAACTTCCATGTGGCAAGTGAGGCTGAAATAAGCAGGTTATCGGTAGACAATCAACTGGAACTGCTTTCTGCAGACGGATGGACTCAGTACAACAATACTGCCTTGAGTACGAACTCCACAGGATTTACGATTCTTCCTGGAGGGTGTCGCGGAGGGAATGAACCCGATTTTGGTTGGACCCTTGGTAAATTCGGTGGAATAGGGAGTACAGCCTATTTTTGGACAAGGGATCAAAACGGAATTTCTGAACATTATTATGCAGCCATAAGTAATCGTAAATCAGATAAATTTAGTTCATCGCACAAGTACAACGATTTTGCAATGCCTGTCCGTTGCGTTAAGAATTGACCTGCGGAAAATTGACACGAATAAGAAATTTTTTCTATATTTGCGCCACAACGCTCGAGTAGCTCAGTTGGATAGAGCAATTGCCTTCTAAGCAATGGGTCGTGGGTTCGAATCCCGCCTCGAGTATGAAAAAGGGTCCCCTTGAGGGGACCCTTTTTCATACTCGTTGGCGGGTGTAGTCGAACCTTGGTTCGACTACGGCGCAAGGCGAAGATGCGACGGCAAGCTAGCTTGCCGGCATATCAGAGCCGAAGCCGGAGCTTCTCCGCAAAGCGGAGAAGCATCCCGCCGTCATAACACAGAGGCTACAAAGCACGAAGTGCTTTGTGAGTCCCGCCGTGAATTATCTCTTCATTTCCGAGCCCCAGCCGGAACTGCTCGGCTATGCCGAGCAGACTCCCGCCTTCATAATCCAAATAATTTTATACAAAAAACGTCCGGTTCAAAGAACCGGACGTCCATAAGGAGTAGATTCTAGCGGTCGATTACATCATGCCGCCCATGCCACCCATGGAAGGATCCATGGCCGGAGCAGCCGGCTTCGGTTCCTTCTTTTCGGTGATCACGCAGTCAGTCGTGAGAATCATCGAAGCGATAGAAGAAGCGTTCTTGAGGGCCGTGCGGGTCACCTTAGCCGGGTCAATCACGCCAGCCTTGATGAGGTCTTCATAGGTGTCGGTCTTAGCGTTGTAACCGAAGGCGTCCTTGCCTTCCTTCACCTTGTTCACCACGACAGAGCCTTCGAGGCCAGCGTTCTGGACAATCTGGCGGAGCGGTTCTTCGATTGCGCGGCGGATGATGGCAGCGCCGGTCTTCTGGTCGGCGTTGTCGAACTTGAGGGCGTCAATGGCCTTTTCGGCACGGATGAGGGCTACGCCACCACCCGGAACGATACCTTCTTCGACGGCAGCGCGAGTTGCGTGCATAGCGTCGTCGACGCGGTCCTTCTTTTCCTTCATTTCAACTTCAGTAGCGGCACCGACCTTGATCACGGCAACGCCGCCCGCGAGCTTGGCCAAGCGTTCCTGGAGCTTTTCGCGGTCGTAGTCGCTGGTGGTAGCTTCGATCTGCTTCTTGATCTGGGCGATACGGCCCTTGATAGAAGCGGCGTCGCCAGCGCCTTCGACGATCGTGGTATTGTCCTTCGTGATGGTGATGGACTTGGCCTGGCCAAGAACCGTAACCGGAGCGTCTTCGAGCTTTGCACCCGTGTCTTCGGAAACGAGCATACCACCGGTGAGGATAGCGATATCTTCGAGCATTGCCTTACGGCGATCACCGAAGCCCGGAGCCTTGACTGCAGCGACCTTCAGGGTGCCGCGCATCTTGTTCACAACGAGCGTTGCGAGAGCTTCGCCATCGACGTCTTCGGCGATGATGAGGAGAGACTTGCCCTGCTTTGCAACGTGTTCGAGCATCGGGAGCAAATCCTTCATGGTAGAAATCTTTTTGTCGTACAGCAAGATGTACGGATTTTCGAGGCTGACTTCCATGCTGTCCGTGTTCGTGACGAAGTACGGAGAGAGGTAGCCGCGGTCGAACTGCATACCTTCGACAACGTCGAGGATGGTTTCAGCGGTCTTGGATTCTTCGATGGTGATCACACCGTCGTTACCGACCTTTTCCATAGCGTTGGCGAGGAGTTCACCAATTTCCGGGTCGTTGTTAGCAGAAATCGTTGCGACCTGGGCAATGTGTTCCTTGCCGTTGATCTTCACGGCCATCTTGCCGATTTCCTTGATCACGGCTTCGACAGCAGCGTCCATACCGCGCTTGATATCCATCGGGTTTGCACCGGCGGCCACGTTCTTGAGGCCTTCGCGAGTGATAGCCTGAGCGAGCACGGTAGCAGTGGTGGTACCGTCACCAGCAGCGTCAGAAGTCTTGTTGGCGACTTCCTTGGCCATCTGGGCGCCAAGATTTTCGTAAGCGTCTTCGAGTTCAACTTCCTTAGCGACAGATACGCCGTCCTTGGTGACGTTCGGGGCACCGAAGGCCTTTGCGATCATCACGTTACGGCCCTTAGGACCGAGGGTAACCTTCACTGCGTTGGCGAGTTTGTCCACGCCTTTCATCAGGGATTCGCGAGCTGCTACATCAAACTTAAGTTGCTTTGCCATTTTGTTTTTCCTTTTTTATTTAAAACCTTTTGTTGCGCTATTACAGAGTAGCGATGACGTCGGATTCCTTCACGATGAGGTAGTTTTCACCGTCAACGGTGACTTCGGTGCCGCTGTACTTGCCGTAGAGAACCACGTCGCCGACCTTGACTTCCATAGCGACGACTTCGCCCTTGTCGTTCTTGCGACCCGGGCCCACGGCCACGACCTTACCCTGCATCGGCTTTTCCTTGGCGTTATCCGGGATAAAGAGACCCGAAGAGGTCTTCTGTTCGGCTTCTGCCGGCTTGACGACGATTCGATCTGCAAGAGGCTTAATCATTTTCACTTTTCCTTTTTTGCGGGCTTTTGCGCCCTGATTGAACTTTTTAGTCCAAGTTGGACTATTTTTTTTGTTTCGCCCTAGAATAAGCAATTTCTGTGCCAAGTTCTATTGGTGGGCGATTTGTGTCTGTTTTGGTCTTATTAGGCAATTCGTAGTATCGTTTTGAAACGTTTTTGGCGGCTTTTAAGGCTTTAAGGAGGTTGTGTTTTAATTTGAAACAATGCGTTTTGCTTGTGATGGGCTTGCGGGCGATTCCGTAATTGTCCACACTTGACGGCATTAATGAAGAAATGTAGACTTTTTATTTTTAAAATTATTTCGTAATTGGAATTTAATGTGTAAATTTTTAAAATAATGTGGACTTTTTATAAAAATTTTGATTATATTTAGAAAAGGAATTGCTGTGGAGTCCTGTTGTCTAAAGACTACAATTAAGAATAATTTGCGTTCTGTTTTGAGCATTTAGAAATAGATTAGCAGTAAGGCCATAATAAATGGAGTTTATATGGGAATTGGTTTAAAAACATCGTCGATTTTTGCAGGTGCAGCGTTAGCGTTTGGGCTGGCTTCTCCTGCTTTTTCTGCAGACCGCCAGATGGAAAAGCTCTCGCGCGGCCTTGCGGTTGCGAACACGGGCAAGGGCATGCTCGTGAGTTGGCGCCTCTTGGGCACCGAGAATCCGGATACGGAATTCAATCTTTACCGTGACGGAACAAAAATTGCCTCCATCGGAAAGACTGCTGGCACGAACTACCTGGATGCCGACGGAAAGACGACTTCCAAGTATACGGTTGCCGCCGTGGTGGGCGGCAAGGAAGGCAAGGCGGAAGGTGCGCTTATCGTGTTGGACCAGAACAGCAAGGGGTTCCCGTACAAGACCGTCAAGGGACTCAATGTGCCCAAGGACCAGACGATGCCGGATGGCTCTACATGCAGCTACAGCCCGAACGATATGAGCGTGGGTGACCTGGATGGCGACGGCGAACTGGATTTGGTTCTCAAGTGGGATCCGAATAATTCCAAGGACAATTCCCAGTCGGGTTACACGGGATCGGTGTTTATTGACGGCTTGAAGATGGATGGAACCCTCCTGTGGCGTATCGACCTCGGCAAGAATATCCGTGCCGGCGCCCATTACACCCAGTTCATGGTCTACGACCTGGATGGCGACGGTATTGCCGAAATCGTGATGAAAACCTCCGACGGCACAGTCGACGGCAAGGGCAAGGTCATTGGCGACGGTTCCAAGGATTACCGCTCCTCTTCGGGAACGATCATGACCGGTAACGAGTACCTGACGGTGTTCAAGGGAAATACCGGCGAGGCTGTTCATACGATTAATTACTGGCCTGCCCGTGGAAAGATTTCGGGTGATAACTATGGAAACCGCGATAACCGTATGCTGGCGGCGATTGCCTACCTCGACGGGGTTCACCCGAGCGTCATTATGAGCCGCGGCTACTATACCGAATTCTTTGTGGCCGCCTACGATTTTGACGGCAAGGAACTCAAGACTCGCTGGCAGCACAGTTCCGACAAGAAGGGACAGGGACTTTACGGCGAAGGCAACCACAACCTTTCCGTTGGCGACTTGGATGGCGACGGCTTTGACGAAATCGTTATGGGAGCAGCCGCACTCAATCATGACGGAACGCTCCGATACCGTACTGGTTTTGGCCATGGCGATGCCATGCATCTTTCTGATATGGATCCTGACCATCCGGGTTTGGAAGTCTACGATGTTCACGAAGAAAAGCAGAATGCGTATAGTGAAGAATACCGCGACAAGGATGGCAAGGTCATCTGGGGAACGACTCAGACCCAGGCTGGAAATGTGGACAATGGCCGTGGCATGGCTGCCGATGTCGATTCCACGAATCGCGGCTTCGAAATGTGGTCGGGTACCAGTGGTGGAATGCGTACCGTGAAGGGGACTCTTTTGCATGAGACGAAGCCTTCGGTCAATTTCCGCATTTACTTTGATGGTGACTTACAGGATGAATTGCTGGATGCTACAGGCAGTGGCGGCAGCGGAGGAAAGATTGAAAAGTGGAATTCTGGCAAGAAGACGGTCGATCGCTACTTCAGCTTCTATGAAGTGAATAGTTCGACTCTGAACAACTACACTAAGGCGAATCCCTGCATTGTGGCAGACCTGTTTGGCGACTGGCGCGAAGAATTCATTGCACGTTCCAGCACGGATCCTTCGACAATCACGATTTTCCAGACTCCCGTGACGACTCCGCACAGGCTCTACACGCTGATGCACGACCCGCAATATCGCGTGAGTGTCGCTTGGCAGAATGTTGCCTATAACCAGCCGCCTCATGCGAGCTATTACCTGCCCGACATGGTGAAGAACTTGAAGAAACCCGACATTTACATGCTTGGTACCGAAGGTGTCGCGGGCCTCGCTCCTTCTATTTCGAAGGTGGGCGATGGGCTTGAAAACCAGGGAATCCTGCTGGGTAATGCAATCGAGAGCTTCGGCTACAAGTTTATCGGCTGCGACGGCGTGAAGGTGACTGGACTCCCGAAGGGCGTGACCGCGAAGGTAGAGGGTTCGACCGTGACCATTTCGGGAACTCCGACGGAAGCGGGCGTATTTGCCTACACCGTTGTAACCGAAGGTGGTGAGGGTGATG
Above is a genomic segment from Fibrobacter sp. UWB5 containing:
- a CDS encoding FISUMP domain-containing protein, coding for MEEWVASSSSSESAPASSDNRALFGDDYFTKDGIDFVKIGDQSWMEKNIKITSGIDRAYLKCYNSKDEMCDKYGTLASWTVFTNTWRWFNGYDGPLLISNPVKGACPNGTHLPTKAELEELMAFLEEHPDEVLKLTNQLGGVYGDGFPDDEKYYDDDGDDVALMGYHGAEDSFVLMGGELSEKADPNSKTLGVWSLHYGKSTGMTLIKMNVGRTAYARCLVNDSTETVDGPDTLTIAPGCDETRRENWNYLNPDVEYGCIKDERDGRFYKTLIIEGKIWFAENLRYVPTESSWCYTEEDDGECDIYGRYYSGTAVRSLSGICPENFHVASEAEISRLSVDNQLELLSADGWTQYNNTALSTNSTGFTILPGGCRGGNEPDFGWTLGKFGGIGSTAYFWTRDQNGISEHYYAAISNRKSDKFSSSHKYNDFAMPVRCVKN
- a CDS encoding thrombospondin type 3 repeat-containing protein, which gives rise to MFKKLFVSLALASSAFAGQIAIDVDYGSASISPKEHLTKLDSVKFLVGASGDYKDSLLWAMYGKGVFETYPLFVLSWIKNITFETVPEYNESLTVSVIKNAVNEGDNVIPLKDVKSIDFFDMDDELDSDNDGYTDVDELFVIGSDPNKFTHKSVAIKEVSFYNAKNEKVGTAAGMSSYSRDSLTVEVVTEEPVYAIEASFNGTPVVVTQGVDAQHFTFKIPPLKVAEEEKDVSVLVVSEAKKKINYTYKLPSGFIAYDALSLSTSDHQSIEVNFAPSMKDSRITGYVILRAEASSSTNNSALENLSLSSDKALKDQLPNGVTIVKELNDVSLKDYTWESDGTTLATYIDNVSVPSPYYTYRVVAYVKENINGKDVYSYKMTVAKTKRVGHILFQYKAVEFGTEYYLSGCVADMRLFADFDSNDPDKARYNYFIKSAGKTLSGDIIWETKADNDNSDNDAVSINTKTYSKEVSKDGVTLYLANNSDCWGADKGRPRQKISWSYANMVKALNGELALTGKDGNAPKNGWVESVYTYGKGGVSYDDHCGSGCGDEPRAGWKFKFYYDWND
- a CDS encoding carbohydrate-binding protein — encoded protein: MGIGLKTSSIFAGAALAFGLASPAFSADRQMEKLSRGLAVANTGKGMLVSWRLLGTENPDTEFNLYRDGTKIASIGKTAGTNYLDADGKTTSKYTVAAVVGGKEGKAEGALIVLDQNSKGFPYKTVKGLNVPKDQTMPDGSTCSYSPNDMSVGDLDGDGELDLVLKWDPNNSKDNSQSGYTGSVFIDGLKMDGTLLWRIDLGKNIRAGAHYTQFMVYDLDGDGIAEIVMKTSDGTVDGKGKVIGDGSKDYRSSSGTIMTGNEYLTVFKGNTGEAVHTINYWPARGKISGDNYGNRDNRMLAAIAYLDGVHPSVIMSRGYYTEFFVAAYDFDGKELKTRWQHSSDKKGQGLYGEGNHNLSVGDLDGDGFDEIVMGAAALNHDGTLRYRTGFGHGDAMHLSDMDPDHPGLEVYDVHEEKQNAYSEEYRDKDGKVIWGTTQTQAGNVDNGRGMAADVDSTNRGFEMWSGTSGGMRTVKGTLLHETKPSVNFRIYFDGDLQDELLDATGSGGSGGKIEKWNSGKKTVDRYFSFYEVNSSTLNNYTKANPCIVADLFGDWREEFIARSSTDPSTITIFQTPVTTPHRLYTLMHDPQYRVSVAWQNVAYNQPPHASYYLPDMVKNLKKPDIYMLGTEGVAGLAPSISKVGDGLENQGILLGNAIESFGYKFIGCDGVKVTGLPKGVTAKVEGSTVTISGTPTEAGVFAYTVVTEGGEGDAASAKGVLSVAAPGNAEEVATKKEASKVDASTPDAGIGWSETTNTGFVEKGYFNFDNSTASYGTWNLHSEHTASTTISIRFANGGSASRDMELVVNGVKVGTVSMDATGGWTTWLTTDAKIDLAKGLNTITLKSTTADGGANVDMFYFDIEGVSAYAGQVDEQTTITPVAASVRGMVFNPSTGVLYTPKAGLAEIYFYDMSGAMRMGVSRNVNAGSTTISLDRELLPKGVYIVKVRIDGKNLAVSKFWKGDK
- the groL gene encoding chaperonin GroEL (60 kDa chaperone family; promotes refolding of misfolded polypeptides especially under stressful conditions; forms two stacked rings of heptamers to form a barrel-shaped 14mer; ends can be capped by GroES; misfolded proteins enter the barrel where they are refolded when GroES binds), producing the protein MAKQLKFDVAARESLMKGVDKLANAVKVTLGPKGRNVMIAKAFGAPNVTKDGVSVAKEVELEDAYENLGAQMAKEVANKTSDAAGDGTTTATVLAQAITREGLKNVAAGANPMDIKRGMDAAVEAVIKEIGKMAVKINGKEHIAQVATISANNDPEIGELLANAMEKVGNDGVITIEESKTAETILDVVEGMQFDRGYLSPYFVTNTDSMEVSLENPYILLYDKKISTMKDLLPMLEHVAKQGKSLLIIAEDVDGEALATLVVNKMRGTLKVAAVKAPGFGDRRKAMLEDIAILTGGMLVSEDTGAKLEDAPVTVLGQAKSITITKDNTTIVEGAGDAASIKGRIAQIKKQIEATTSDYDREKLQERLAKLAGGVAVIKVGAATEVEMKEKKDRVDDAMHATRAAVEEGIVPGGGVALIRAEKAIDALKFDNADQKTGAAIIRRAIEEPLRQIVQNAGLEGSVVVNKVKEGKDAFGYNAKTDTYEDLIKAGVIDPAKVTRTALKNASSIASMILTTDCVITEKKEPKPAAPAMDPSMGGMGGMM
- the metF gene encoding methylenetetrahydrofolate reductase [NAD(P)H], whose translation is MKIVDILKQDKMSLSFEVFPPKKETSFESVKAATESIAALGPAFMSVTYGAGGGVSHFTLDIAKNLKQKFGIPMLAHLTCVSSSKETVHQRIEDMKAAGIKNVMALRGDLTPELIEKGRDNCDYHYAVELIRELKASDADFCIGAACYPEKHPESANQAEDIKHLKEKVDAGADFLTTQMVFDNNLFFSFLYKLRDAGVNCPVLPGIMPITNANQVERAIKLSGSFMPQRFKSLVDKFGSDPEAMKQAGIIYASDQIIDLYANGITNVHVYSMNKPDVAEGILKNVTAILGKNFAG
- the groES gene encoding co-chaperone GroES; translated protein: MIKPLADRIVVKPAEAEQKTSSGLFIPDNAKEKPMQGKVVAVGPGRKNDKGEVVAMEVKVGDVVLYGKYSGTEVTVDGENYLIVKESDVIATL